The Pseudomonas parafulva genome window below encodes:
- a CDS encoding Spy/CpxP family protein refolding chaperone, with translation MRKTLTALMFAAALPTVAMAMPEPGPHGEGPHHRGPAAFAQLDLTPEQRQQIGRLMGEQMKQRREITERYLDKLPAPEQKAMKDEIKAGHDKTQTQIRALLKPDQQKQFDELQSKRAADKAEWEQFQAWKAEKAAKAQ, from the coding sequence ATGCGCAAGACCCTGACCGCACTGATGTTCGCTGCCGCCCTGCCGACCGTCGCCATGGCCATGCCTGAACCCGGCCCGCACGGCGAAGGCCCTCATCACCGTGGCCCTGCGGCTTTCGCCCAGCTCGACCTGACCCCGGAGCAGCGCCAGCAGATCGGCCGGCTGATGGGCGAGCAGATGAAACAGCGCCGCGAGATCACCGAGCGCTACCTGGACAAGCTGCCGGCCCCTGAACAGAAGGCCATGAAGGACGAGATCAAGGCCGGTCACGACAAGACCCAGACCCAGATCCGCGCCCTGCTCAAGCCCGACCAGCAGAAGCAATTCGACGAACTGCAAAGCAAACGCGCGGCCGACAAGGCCGAGTGGGAGCAGTTCCAGGCCTGGAAAGCTGAAAAAGCCGCCAAGGCCCAGTAA
- a CDS encoding class II 3-deoxy-7-phosphoheptulonate synthase: MNRPWTPDSWRALPIQQQPIYPDAAHLHKVEQTLASYPPLVFAGEARELRRQFAEVTQGRAFLLQGGDCAESFAEFSAAKIRDTFKVLLQMAIVMTFAAGCPVVKVGRMAGQFAKPRSANDETLGQVTLPAYRGDIVNGIGFDSASRIPDPERLLQAYHQSTASLNLLRAFAQGGFADLHQVHKWNLDFIANSALAEKYHQLADRIDETLAFMRACGLDSAPQLRETSFFTAHEALLLNYEEAFVRRDSLTGDAYDCSAHMLWIGDRTRQLDGAHVEFLRGVHNPIGVKVGPSMNPEELIRLIDVLNPDNDPGRLNLIVRMGANKVGDHLPPLIRHVEREGRQVLWSSDPMHGNTIKASSGYKTRDFAQILDEVRQFFQVHQAEGSHAGGIHIEMTGQNVTECIGGARPITEDGLSDRYHTHCDPRLNADQSLELAFLIAETLKQVRR; this comes from the coding sequence ATGAACCGACCCTGGACCCCCGACAGCTGGCGCGCCTTGCCGATCCAGCAGCAGCCGATCTACCCCGATGCCGCACACCTGCACAAGGTCGAGCAGACCCTGGCCAGCTATCCGCCGCTGGTGTTCGCCGGCGAAGCCCGCGAACTGCGTCGCCAGTTCGCCGAGGTCACCCAGGGCCGCGCGTTTCTGCTGCAAGGCGGCGACTGCGCCGAGAGCTTCGCCGAATTCTCCGCCGCGAAGATCCGCGACACCTTCAAGGTGCTGCTGCAGATGGCGATCGTCATGACTTTCGCCGCCGGCTGTCCGGTGGTGAAGGTCGGGCGCATGGCCGGGCAGTTCGCCAAACCGCGCTCGGCCAACGACGAAACCCTGGGCCAGGTCACCCTGCCCGCCTATCGCGGCGACATCGTCAACGGCATCGGCTTCGACTCGGCCAGTCGCATTCCCGACCCCGAGCGCCTGCTGCAGGCCTACCATCAGTCCACAGCCAGCCTCAACCTGCTGCGCGCCTTCGCCCAGGGCGGCTTCGCCGACCTGCACCAAGTGCACAAGTGGAACCTGGACTTCATCGCCAACTCGGCGCTGGCCGAGAAGTATCATCAACTCGCCGACCGCATCGACGAGACCCTGGCCTTCATGCGCGCCTGCGGCTTGGACAGCGCGCCGCAACTGCGCGAAACCAGCTTCTTCACCGCCCATGAGGCGCTGCTGCTCAATTACGAAGAAGCGTTCGTGCGCCGTGACAGCCTGACCGGCGACGCCTACGACTGCTCGGCGCACATGCTGTGGATCGGCGACCGCACCCGCCAGCTCGACGGCGCTCACGTCGAGTTCCTGCGCGGGGTGCACAACCCGATCGGGGTCAAAGTCGGCCCCAGCATGAACCCTGAAGAACTGATCCGCCTGATCGACGTGCTCAACCCGGACAACGACCCCGGTCGTTTGAACCTGATCGTGCGCATGGGCGCGAACAAGGTCGGCGACCACCTGCCACCGCTCATTCGTCATGTCGAGCGCGAGGGGCGCCAGGTGCTGTGGAGCTCCGACCCGATGCACGGCAATACCATCAAGGCCAGCAGCGGCTACAAGACGCGCGACTTCGCGCAGATCCTCGACGAGGTGCGGCAGTTCTTCCAGGTGCACCAGGCCGAGGGCAGCCACGCCGGCGGCATTCATATCGAGATGACGGGGCAGAACGTCACCGAGTGCATCGGCGGCGCGCGCCCGATCACCGAAGACGGCTTGTCGGACCGCTACCACACCCACTGCGACCCGCGGCTCAATGCCGACCAGTCGCTGGAGCTGGCGTTCCTGATCGCCGAAACCCTCAAGCAGGTGCGTCGCTGA
- a CDS encoding spermidine synthase: MAMDREERRLARVEDAYGVISVYEVEDYRFLEFGDAIEQSCTFTADPSWLEYDYTRAMLVGALCHPHPESALFLGLGAGTLTQACLKFLPLEDVEAIELRADVPRLAMEYLGLDDDPRLYVRIGDALELLPTAEKADLIFVDLYTDYGPGVGHLAWGFLEKCQQQLNPGGWLVINQWAADDGRPLGAALLRGLYHRHYWELPVKEGNVILLVPADLEQSLDQDAVGDRAAALATRLGYSLEYLIKAIRPAS, from the coding sequence ATGGCGATGGATCGGGAAGAGCGGCGGCTGGCCCGGGTTGAGGATGCCTACGGGGTCATCAGCGTTTACGAGGTCGAAGACTACCGTTTCCTCGAGTTCGGTGACGCCATCGAGCAAAGCTGCACCTTCACCGCCGATCCGAGTTGGCTGGAGTACGACTACACCCGGGCGATGCTGGTCGGCGCGCTGTGCCACCCACACCCGGAAAGCGCGCTGTTTCTCGGGCTGGGCGCCGGCACCCTGACCCAGGCCTGTCTGAAATTCCTGCCGCTGGAAGACGTCGAAGCCATCGAACTGCGCGCGGATGTGCCGCGTCTGGCCATGGAGTACCTGGGCCTGGACGACGATCCGCGCCTGTACGTGCGCATCGGCGATGCACTTGAACTGCTGCCTACGGCGGAAAAGGCCGACCTGATCTTCGTCGACCTGTATACCGACTACGGGCCGGGCGTTGGCCACCTGGCGTGGGGCTTTCTGGAAAAATGCCAGCAGCAGCTCAATCCGGGGGGCTGGCTGGTGATCAACCAATGGGCCGCCGATGACGGTCGGCCATTGGGGGCGGCGCTGTTGCGCGGCTTGTATCACCGCCATTACTGGGAACTGCCGGTCAAGGAGGGCAACGTGATCCTGCTGGTACCTGCGGACCTCGAGCAGAGCCTGGATCAGGACGCGGTGGGTGACCGCGCGGCAGCGTTGGCGACGCGTCTGGGCTATTCGCTGGAGTATCTGATCAAGGCGATCAGGCCCGCCAGTTGA
- a CDS encoding DODA-type extradiol aromatic ring-opening family dioxygenase produces MLPSLFISHGSPMLALEPGASGPALAGLAAGLPRPKAIVVVSAHWESRELMLTSAARPETWHDFRGFPAALYAVQYPAPGAPDLARQIVDQLGQAGLIAHLDAHRPFDHGAWVPLSLMYPEADIPLLQLSLPSHRPPALHVQIGRALAGLRDQGVLLVGSGSITHNLGELDWQAGPEVIEPWARSFRDWIVQRLVDGDTAALQDYRQQAPFAVRNHPSDEHLLPLFFAMGAGQHFGIVHQGFTLGALGMDIYRFD; encoded by the coding sequence ATGTTGCCCAGCCTGTTCATTTCCCACGGCTCCCCCATGCTTGCCCTTGAGCCGGGTGCCAGCGGTCCGGCGCTTGCCGGATTGGCTGCCGGCCTGCCGCGGCCGAAAGCGATCGTGGTGGTATCGGCGCACTGGGAAAGCCGTGAGCTGATGCTTACCAGCGCCGCTCGTCCCGAAACCTGGCACGACTTTCGCGGTTTTCCAGCGGCGCTGTACGCGGTGCAGTACCCGGCGCCCGGCGCGCCGGACCTGGCCAGGCAGATCGTCGACCAGCTCGGTCAGGCCGGCTTGATTGCGCACCTCGACGCCCACCGGCCGTTCGACCATGGCGCCTGGGTACCGCTGTCCTTGATGTACCCAGAAGCCGACATTCCGCTGCTCCAGCTTTCGCTGCCCAGCCATCGCCCTCCCGCGTTGCATGTGCAGATTGGCCGGGCGTTGGCCGGCTTGCGCGACCAGGGCGTTCTGCTGGTGGGGTCGGGCAGTATCACCCACAACCTGGGCGAACTGGATTGGCAGGCTGGCCCGGAGGTCATCGAACCCTGGGCGCGCAGTTTCCGCGATTGGATCGTCCAGCGACTGGTCGACGGCGACACCGCGGCTCTGCAGGACTATCGCCAGCAGGCCCCCTTTGCGGTGCGCAACCACCCCAGCGACGAGCACTTGTTGCCGCTGTTCTTCGCCATGGGCGCAGGCCAGCATTTTGGCATCGTGCATCAGGGATTCACGCTGGGTGCGCTGGGCATGGACATCTATCGGTTCGACTGA
- a CDS encoding thiopurine S-methyltransferase, producing MEPAFWHKRWADNQIGFHQPQVNTYLQDHWPTLAPGSRVFVPLCGKSLDMVWLAGQGYRVLGVELSRRAVEDFFAEQGLAAEVERQGAFEVWRSADFELWCGDFFALRASDLADCTAVYDRAALIAFPLSMRERYLDHLSRCLPDRCEGLLVTLEYNQSLIEGPPFSVPQAQVRQGLGGWQVTELQAPQVIASSPKFQAAGVTSLLERVYAVRR from the coding sequence ATGGAGCCGGCGTTTTGGCACAAGCGGTGGGCGGATAACCAGATCGGTTTTCATCAGCCTCAGGTGAATACCTATCTGCAGGACCATTGGCCGACGTTGGCGCCAGGCAGTCGGGTATTCGTACCTTTGTGCGGCAAAAGTCTGGATATGGTCTGGTTGGCGGGGCAGGGCTATCGGGTGCTCGGCGTGGAGCTGTCGCGGCGTGCAGTCGAAGACTTCTTCGCCGAGCAGGGGCTGGCCGCCGAAGTCGAGCGACAGGGAGCGTTCGAAGTATGGCGCAGTGCAGACTTCGAGTTGTGGTGTGGGGACTTCTTCGCACTGCGTGCGTCGGACCTGGCAGACTGCACGGCGGTGTACGACCGAGCCGCGCTGATCGCGTTCCCCCTGAGCATGCGTGAGCGCTATCTGGACCACCTGTCCCGCTGTTTGCCAGATCGCTGCGAAGGCCTGTTGGTGACGCTGGAGTACAATCAATCGCTCATAGAGGGGCCGCCGTTTTCAGTGCCACAAGCGCAGGTGAGGCAAGGGCTCGGCGGATGGCAGGTGACGGAGTTGCAGGCGCCTCAGGTCATCGCCAGCAGCCCCAAATTTCAGGCGGCGGGTGTCACTAGCCTGCTGGAGAGGGTCTACGCTGTGCGGCGCTGA
- the htpX gene encoding protease HtpX → MMRILLFVATNLAVVLVASITLSLFGFNGFMAANGVDLDLSRLLVFCAVFGFAGSLVSLFISKWMAKMTTGTQIITQPRTHHEQWLLQTVEELSREAGIKMPEVGVFPAYEANAFATGWNRNDALVAVSQGLLERFSRDEVRAVLAHEIGHVANGDMVTLALVQGVVNTFVMFFARIIGNFVDKVVFKNEEGQGIAYYVATIVAELILGILASIIVMWFSRRREYRADEAGAQLAGTGAMIAALQRLRSEQGMPVHMPDTLKAFGINGGLKQGLAGLLMSHPPLEDRIDALRRRG, encoded by the coding sequence ATGATGCGCATTCTGTTGTTTGTGGCCACCAACCTTGCGGTGGTGCTGGTTGCAAGCATTACCCTCAGCCTGTTCGGCTTCAACGGGTTCATGGCCGCCAACGGCGTCGACCTCGACCTGAGCCGTCTGCTGGTCTTCTGCGCCGTGTTCGGTTTCGCCGGCTCGCTGGTCTCGCTGTTCATCTCCAAGTGGATGGCGAAGATGACCACGGGTACGCAGATCATTACCCAGCCGCGCACCCATCACGAACAGTGGCTGCTGCAGACGGTCGAGGAGCTGTCCCGCGAGGCGGGCATCAAGATGCCCGAGGTGGGCGTGTTCCCCGCCTACGAGGCCAACGCCTTCGCCACTGGCTGGAACCGCAACGATGCCTTGGTCGCGGTATCCCAAGGTCTGCTCGAGCGTTTCTCGCGTGACGAGGTGCGTGCGGTGCTGGCCCACGAGATTGGTCACGTGGCCAATGGCGACATGGTCACCCTGGCGCTGGTGCAAGGCGTGGTGAACACCTTCGTGATGTTCTTTGCGCGAATCATCGGCAACTTCGTCGACAAAGTGGTGTTCAAGAACGAGGAAGGCCAAGGCATTGCCTACTACGTCGCCACCATCGTCGCCGAACTGATCCTGGGCATCCTGGCCAGCATCATCGTCATGTGGTTCTCGCGCCGTCGCGAATACCGCGCGGACGAAGCCGGTGCGCAACTGGCAGGCACAGGGGCGATGATCGCGGCACTGCAACGCCTGCGCTCGGAGCAGGGCATGCCGGTGCATATGCCCGATACGCTAAAGGCCTTCGGCATCAACGGCGGCCTGAAGCAAGGCCTGGCGGGCTTGCTGATGAGCCACCCGCCGCTGGAAGACCGTATCGACGCGCTGCGTCGCCGCGGCTGA
- a CDS encoding pyridoxal phosphate-dependent aminotransferase, with the protein MQFSKSNKLANVCYDIRGPVLKHAKRLEEEGQRILKLNIGNPAPFGFEAPDEILQDVIRNLPTAQGYSDSKGLFSARKAVMQYCQQKQIDGVGIEDIYLGNGVSELIVMSMQALLNNHDEVLIPAPDYPLWTAAVSLAGGKPVHYLCDEQADWFPDLDDIKAKITPNTKALVIINPNNPTGAVYSKELLLGMLELARQHNLVVFSDEIYDKILYDEAVHISTASLAPDLLCLTFNGLSKSYRVAGFRSGWLIISGPKHNARSYIEGIDMLANMRLCANVPAQHAIQTALGGYQSINDLVLPPGRLLEQRNRTYELLNDIPGVSCVKPMGALYAFPKIDPKVCPIHNDEKFVLDLLLSEKLLIVQGTAFNWPWPDHFRVVTLPRVDDLEQAIGRIGNFLRTYSQ; encoded by the coding sequence ATGCAGTTCAGCAAATCGAACAAGCTCGCCAATGTCTGCTACGACATTCGCGGCCCGGTGCTCAAGCACGCCAAACGCCTGGAAGAGGAAGGCCAACGCATCCTCAAGCTGAACATCGGCAACCCGGCACCTTTTGGTTTCGAGGCGCCGGACGAAATTCTCCAGGATGTGATCCGCAACCTGCCGACGGCCCAGGGCTATAGCGACTCCAAAGGTCTGTTCAGCGCCCGTAAAGCGGTCATGCAGTATTGCCAGCAAAAGCAGATCGACGGTGTCGGCATCGAGGATATCTACCTGGGCAATGGCGTCTCGGAACTGATCGTGATGTCGATGCAGGCGTTGCTCAACAACCATGATGAAGTGCTGATCCCCGCGCCTGACTACCCGCTGTGGACGGCGGCCGTCAGCCTGGCTGGCGGCAAGCCAGTGCATTACCTGTGCGACGAGCAGGCCGACTGGTTCCCCGACCTGGACGACATCAAGGCCAAGATCACCCCCAATACCAAGGCGCTGGTAATCATCAACCCCAACAACCCGACGGGTGCGGTGTACTCGAAGGAATTGCTGCTGGGTATGTTGGAACTGGCTCGCCAGCACAACCTGGTGGTGTTCTCCGACGAAATCTACGACAAGATTCTCTATGACGAGGCCGTGCACATCAGTACCGCTTCGCTCGCGCCCGACCTGCTGTGCCTGACCTTCAACGGCCTGTCCAAGTCGTACCGCGTCGCCGGCTTCCGCTCCGGTTGGCTGATCATTTCCGGACCCAAGCACAACGCACGCAGCTACATCGAAGGCATCGACATGCTGGCCAACATGCGCCTGTGCGCCAACGTGCCGGCCCAGCACGCGATCCAGACCGCCCTGGGCGGGTACCAGAGCATCAATGACCTGGTACTGCCGCCGGGCCGCTTGCTCGAACAGCGCAACCGTACCTACGAACTGCTCAACGACATCCCCGGCGTGAGCTGCGTCAAGCCCATGGGCGCGCTGTATGCCTTCCCGAAAATCGACCCGAAGGTCTGCCCGATCCATAACGACGAGAAGTTCGTACTTGATCTGCTGCTGTCGGAAAAACTGCTGATCGTGCAGGGCACTGCGTTCAACTGGCCATGGCCGGACCACTTCCGCGTCGTCACCCTGCCACGGGTGGATGATCTCGAACAGGCCATCGGCCGTATCGGCAACTTCCTGCGCACCTATTCGCAGTAA